A genomic window from Megalobrama amblycephala isolate DHTTF-2021 linkage group LG2, ASM1881202v1, whole genome shotgun sequence includes:
- the LOC125256666 gene encoding protein FAM166B-like isoform X2: MNKCLLKKNDRYAGYCPQLKYHVGQTYGQLTAKLLSSPEVSHSQRLVLHTGRLPSIEKDTEPHDEIWQSWHGSSRNLETMIPGYTGFVPLRQNYFCKTYAETCRDALSEFKQEQKKRLRIASADLSFAVSNSFPDFKPRRPNSPLIAISKDPAPYKAPDPWKPQGSPYLMEDSSPHKYFISGFTGYVPKARFLFGTGYPIITNKALIQFGKEMKSGQTSLNLQEELSTSLPLIPTIYPSKTGLLPSYTGHIPGYRFQYGHTFGQLTHNALSHTGTQRKNTGGNRLS; this comes from the exons ATGAATAAATGTCTTCTGAAGAAAAATGATAG GTATGCAGGCTACTGTCCTCAGCTGAAGTATCATGTGGGCCAGACTTATGGTCAGTTAACAGCAAAGCTCCTGTCTTCCCCGGAGGTATCTCACTCACAGAGACTTGTGCTCCATACTGGACGCCTCCCATCCATAGAGAAGGACACAGAGCCCCACGATGAGATCTGGCAGAGCTGGCATGGAAGCAGCAGGAACCTGGAGACAATGATACCGGGATACACAG GTTTTGTTCCATTGCGCCAAAATTACTTCTGCAAAACATATGCAGAAACCTGTCGAGATGCACTATCGGAGTTCAAACAGGAACAAAAGAAGAGACTTCGTATAGCTTCTGCTGACCTGTCTTTTGCTGTCAGCAACAGCTTTCCAGACTTCAAA CCCAGAAGACCGAACAGCCCTCTGATAGCAATATCTAAAGATCCTGCCCCCTACAAGGCCCCAGACCCCTGGAAGCCACAAGGCTCCCCGTACCTCATGGAGGATAGCAGCCCACATAAGTATTTCATCTCAG GTTTTACTGGCTATGTCCCCAAAGCCCGGTTCCTCTTTGGTACTGGATATCCCATCATCACCAACAAGGCACTGATCCAGTTTGGCAAGGAAATGAAGTCAGGTCAGACCTCCCTCAACCTGCAAGAGGAATTGTCCACCAGCTTGCCTCTGATACCCACAATATACCCCTCCAAAACAGGTCTCCTGCCCTCCTACACAGGCCACATACCAG GGTACAGATTTCAATATGGCCATACATTTGGGCAGCTCACCCATAATGCTCTGAGTCACACTGGTACACAGAGGAAGAACACAGGGGGAAACAGACTGAGCTGA
- the rnf208 gene encoding RING finger protein 208, giving the protein MSCLRRQPVTIPMDTVKIIQSEKFPRECPVPVTQPRYAPPPRVAWDGGGEGEVIVNQACGDLSMEVNGNTVVPPRPLVSPPAPILRREASYLAQRKASTSDICYHQFHYKMDDVIVNQYVLRSSSTSSSSSSTSSGPVMPCEPLDCPTCGHTYNFAGKRPRILSCLHSVCEECLQILYESCPKYKFISCPTCRRETVLFTDYGLAALAINTSILSRLPPDPAGTVQWGSDGDRSCYQTVRQYCQSACTCHIANPLSSCGIM; this is encoded by the coding sequence ATGTCCTGCCTGCGGCGCCAACCTGTGACCATCCCTATGGACACCGTCAAGATCATCCAGTCGGAGAAGTTCCCTCGGGAGTGTCCGGTCCCCGTGACCCAGCCTCGCTACGCACCACCTCCCCGTGTGGCCTGGGATGGAGGAGGCGAGGGCGAGGTTATTGTTAACCAGGCATGTGGGGACCTGTCCATGGAGGTCAATGGGAACACTGTGGTCCCACCCAGACCCCTAGTGTCTCCTCCTGCCCCCATCCTCCGCCGTGAAGCCAGTTATCTTGCCCAGCGCAAGGCCAGCACATCCGACATCTGCTACCATCAGTTCCACTACAAGATGGACGACGTAATCGTCAACCAGTACGTGCTACGTTCTTCCTCcacctcttcctcctcctcctccacctcctcAGGCCCAGTAATGCCATGCGAACCACTGGACTGCCCCACGTGTGGACACACCTACAACTTTGCTGGCAAGCGACCACGTATCCTGTCCTGTTTGCACTCGGTATGTGAGGAATGCCTGCAGATCTTGTATGAGTCCTGTCCCAAGTACAAGTTCATCTCCTGCCCCACTTGCCGCCGCGAGACCGTGCTCTTCACCGACTACGGGCTAGCTGCGCTGGCCATCAACACCAGCATCCTCAGCCGGCTGCCGCCCGATCCGGCGGGGACCGTGCAGTGGGGCAGCGACGGTGACCGCAGCTGCTATCAGACGGTCCGCCAGTACTGTCAGTCGGCTTGCACTTGCCACATTGCCAACCCTCTTTCCTCCTGTGGCATCATGTAG
- the si:dkey-106l3.7 gene encoding uncharacterized protein si:dkey-106l3.7 isoform X2, translated as MNLYRNFGNLLESWVTEGYSDLHFQSGAGVDRLESVSRNSVPLSNVKSESEDSGFETVSTTSPCHSHQCSALTSEESHPVSGSTVEDFQPSSQSPSVCSSSSSCVSLDSVAPKTTCLKVEQSLRRTEPPSWREPLHQTERGPTGPRYRCNTASFPTNCRPTSSRPHHRFARPRRTHSQPSDPIKAELYRKRIKYDQHCQPVDSQLEFADGDQYRLDKLSPGLLYLEQVCRMLENIAKLQQQNHSLQKEVEILKSQHAEIECVRLHKEEISYPDSQSLQILGHEDPTSGSSRLKEPMGFRHRSVSDTQAAVGRHRRARFARDDLIADVLVEEPDGKDPQPENEHKKLSKIQKLKFTSFRRQGTQQSDKESTSVQPKKKTKLPNIFRSRRMTTRH; from the exons ATGAACCTATATAGGAATTTTGGGAATCTCCTTGAGAGTTGGGTGACTGAAGGCTACTCGGATTTACACTTTCAGTCAGGAGCTGGTGTGGACAGATTAGAATCAGTGTCTAGGAACTCCGTCCCACTATCCAATGTAAAATCAGAATCCGAGGACTCGGGATTTGAGACGGTTAGTACAACTAGTCCCTGTCATTCTCATCAGTGTAGTGCACTGACATCTGAAGAATCACATCCAGTTTCTGGCTCTACAGTGGAGGATTTTCAACCTTCATCCCAGTCTCCTTCTGTTTGCTCCTCCTCATCCTCATGTGTCTCTCTCGATTCTGTGGCTCCAAAAACAACATGTCTGAAGGTGGAGCAATCCTTGAGAAGAACAGAACCACCTTCATGGAGAGAACCTTTACATCAGACGGAAAGGGGGCCCACTGGCCCACGGTATCGCTGTAACACAGCCTCTTTTCCAACCAACTGTCGCCCAACCAGCTCCAGACCACATCATCGGTTTGCTCGCCCAAGAAGAACACATTCACAACCTTCAGATCCCATAAAAGCAGAGCTGTACAGAAAACGTATTAAATACGACCAACACTGCCAACCAGTAGACAGCCAGTTGGAG TTTGCAGACGGTGATCAATACAGACTGGACAAGCTCTCTCCAGGGTTGCTGTACCTGGAGCAGGTGTGCAGGATGCTGGAGAACATCGCAAAGCTACAGCAGCAAAACCACAGCCTGCAGAAGGAGGTGGAGATCCTGAAGAGTCAGCATGCTGAAATAGAG TGTGTACGCTTGCACAAGGAGGAAATAAGCTATCCTGACAGTCAAAGTTTACAGATTCTGGGTCATGAAGATCCAACCAGTGGATCGTCACGCCTAAAGGAACCCATGGGGTTTCGGCACAGATCAGTATCTGACACTCAGGCAGCCGTCGGCCGTCACA GGAGAGCAAGGTTTGCTCGAGACGATCTTATTGCAGATGTCTTAGTTGAGGAGCCTGATGGTAAAGATCCT CAACcagaaaatgaacacaaaaagctAAGTAAGATCCAAAAGCTGAAATTTACATCATTTCGAAGGCAGGGAACACAACAGTCTGACAAAGAAAGTACAAG CGTTCAGCctaagaagaaaacaaaactgccAAACATTTTCAGGAGCAGAAGGATGACCACACGTCACTGA
- the si:dkey-106l3.7 gene encoding uncharacterized protein si:dkey-106l3.7 isoform X3 — protein MNLYRNFGNLLESWVTEGYSDLHFQSGAGVDRLESVSRNSVPLSNVKSESEDSGFETVSTTSPCHSHQCSALTSEESHPVSGSTVEDFQPSSQSPSVCSSSSSCVSLDSVAPKTTCLKVEQSLRRTEPPSWREPLHQTERGPTGPRYRCNTASFPTNCRPTSSRPHHRFARPRRTHSQPSDPIKAELYRKRIKYDQHCQPVDSQLEQFADGDQYRLDKLSPGLLYLEQVCRMLENIAKLQQQNHSLQKEVEILKSQHAEIECVRLHKEEISYPDSQSLQILGHEDPTSGSSRLKEPMGFRHRSVSDTQAAVGRHRRARFARDDLIADVLVEEPDGKDPQPENEHKKLSKIQKLKFTSFRRQGTQQSDKESTS, from the exons ATGAACCTATATAGGAATTTTGGGAATCTCCTTGAGAGTTGGGTGACTGAAGGCTACTCGGATTTACACTTTCAGTCAGGAGCTGGTGTGGACAGATTAGAATCAGTGTCTAGGAACTCCGTCCCACTATCCAATGTAAAATCAGAATCCGAGGACTCGGGATTTGAGACGGTTAGTACAACTAGTCCCTGTCATTCTCATCAGTGTAGTGCACTGACATCTGAAGAATCACATCCAGTTTCTGGCTCTACAGTGGAGGATTTTCAACCTTCATCCCAGTCTCCTTCTGTTTGCTCCTCCTCATCCTCATGTGTCTCTCTCGATTCTGTGGCTCCAAAAACAACATGTCTGAAGGTGGAGCAATCCTTGAGAAGAACAGAACCACCTTCATGGAGAGAACCTTTACATCAGACGGAAAGGGGGCCCACTGGCCCACGGTATCGCTGTAACACAGCCTCTTTTCCAACCAACTGTCGCCCAACCAGCTCCAGACCACATCATCGGTTTGCTCGCCCAAGAAGAACACATTCACAACCTTCAGATCCCATAAAAGCAGAGCTGTACAGAAAACGTATTAAATACGACCAACACTGCCAACCAGTAGACAGCCAGTTGGAG CAGTTTGCAGACGGTGATCAATACAGACTGGACAAGCTCTCTCCAGGGTTGCTGTACCTGGAGCAGGTGTGCAGGATGCTGGAGAACATCGCAAAGCTACAGCAGCAAAACCACAGCCTGCAGAAGGAGGTGGAGATCCTGAAGAGTCAGCATGCTGAAATAGAG TGTGTACGCTTGCACAAGGAGGAAATAAGCTATCCTGACAGTCAAAGTTTACAGATTCTGGGTCATGAAGATCCAACCAGTGGATCGTCACGCCTAAAGGAACCCATGGGGTTTCGGCACAGATCAGTATCTGACACTCAGGCAGCCGTCGGCCGTCACA GGAGAGCAAGGTTTGCTCGAGACGATCTTATTGCAGATGTCTTAGTTGAGGAGCCTGATGGTAAAGATCCT CAACcagaaaatgaacacaaaaagctAAGTAAGATCCAAAAGCTGAAATTTACATCATTTCGAAGGCAGGGAACACAACAGTCTGACAAAGAAAGTACAAG CTAA
- the LOC125256666 gene encoding protein FAM166B-like isoform X3 has protein sequence MEQFPPKFSKVLVTPDPQYIPGYAGYCPQLKYHVGQTYGQLTAKLLSSPEVSHSQRLVLHTGRLPSIEKDTEPHDEIWQSWHGSSRNLETMIPGYTGFVPLRQNYFCKTYAETCRDALSEFKQEQKKRLRIASADLSFAVSNSFPDFKPRRPNSPLIAISKDPAPYKAPDPWKPQGSPYLMEDSSPHKFYWLCPQSPVPLWYWISHHHQQGTDPVWQGNEVRSDLPQPARGIVHQLASDTHNIPLQNRSPALLHRPHTRVQISIWPYIWAAHP, from the exons ATGGAGCAGTTTCCTCCAAAATTTAGTAAAGTGCTGGTGACACCTGACCCGCAATACATCCCAGG GTATGCAGGCTACTGTCCTCAGCTGAAGTATCATGTGGGCCAGACTTATGGTCAGTTAACAGCAAAGCTCCTGTCTTCCCCGGAGGTATCTCACTCACAGAGACTTGTGCTCCATACTGGACGCCTCCCATCCATAGAGAAGGACACAGAGCCCCACGATGAGATCTGGCAGAGCTGGCATGGAAGCAGCAGGAACCTGGAGACAATGATACCGGGATACACAG GTTTTGTTCCATTGCGCCAAAATTACTTCTGCAAAACATATGCAGAAACCTGTCGAGATGCACTATCGGAGTTCAAACAGGAACAAAAGAAGAGACTTCGTATAGCTTCTGCTGACCTGTCTTTTGCTGTCAGCAACAGCTTTCCAGACTTCAAA CCCAGAAGACCGAACAGCCCTCTGATAGCAATATCTAAAGATCCTGCCCCCTACAAGGCCCCAGACCCCTGGAAGCCACAAGGCTCCCCGTACCTCATGGAGGATAGCAGCCCACATAA GTTTTACTGGCTATGTCCCCAAAGCCCGGTTCCTCTTTGGTACTGGATATCCCATCATCACCAACAAGGCACTGATCCAGTTTGGCAAGGAAATGAAGTCAGGTCAGACCTCCCTCAACCTGCAAGAGGAATTGTCCACCAGCTTGCCTCTGATACCCACAATATACCCCTCCAAAACAGGTCTCCTGCCCTCCTACACAGGCCACATACCAG GGTACAGATTTCAATATGGCCATACATTTGGGCAGCTCACCCATAA
- the si:dkey-106l3.7 gene encoding uncharacterized protein si:dkey-106l3.7 isoform X1 produces the protein MNLYRNFGNLLESWVTEGYSDLHFQSGAGVDRLESVSRNSVPLSNVKSESEDSGFETVSTTSPCHSHQCSALTSEESHPVSGSTVEDFQPSSQSPSVCSSSSSCVSLDSVAPKTTCLKVEQSLRRTEPPSWREPLHQTERGPTGPRYRCNTASFPTNCRPTSSRPHHRFARPRRTHSQPSDPIKAELYRKRIKYDQHCQPVDSQLEQFADGDQYRLDKLSPGLLYLEQVCRMLENIAKLQQQNHSLQKEVEILKSQHAEIECVRLHKEEISYPDSQSLQILGHEDPTSGSSRLKEPMGFRHRSVSDTQAAVGRHRRARFARDDLIADVLVEEPDGKDPQPENEHKKLSKIQKLKFTSFRRQGTQQSDKESTSVQPKKKTKLPNIFRSRRMTTRH, from the exons ATGAACCTATATAGGAATTTTGGGAATCTCCTTGAGAGTTGGGTGACTGAAGGCTACTCGGATTTACACTTTCAGTCAGGAGCTGGTGTGGACAGATTAGAATCAGTGTCTAGGAACTCCGTCCCACTATCCAATGTAAAATCAGAATCCGAGGACTCGGGATTTGAGACGGTTAGTACAACTAGTCCCTGTCATTCTCATCAGTGTAGTGCACTGACATCTGAAGAATCACATCCAGTTTCTGGCTCTACAGTGGAGGATTTTCAACCTTCATCCCAGTCTCCTTCTGTTTGCTCCTCCTCATCCTCATGTGTCTCTCTCGATTCTGTGGCTCCAAAAACAACATGTCTGAAGGTGGAGCAATCCTTGAGAAGAACAGAACCACCTTCATGGAGAGAACCTTTACATCAGACGGAAAGGGGGCCCACTGGCCCACGGTATCGCTGTAACACAGCCTCTTTTCCAACCAACTGTCGCCCAACCAGCTCCAGACCACATCATCGGTTTGCTCGCCCAAGAAGAACACATTCACAACCTTCAGATCCCATAAAAGCAGAGCTGTACAGAAAACGTATTAAATACGACCAACACTGCCAACCAGTAGACAGCCAGTTGGAG CAGTTTGCAGACGGTGATCAATACAGACTGGACAAGCTCTCTCCAGGGTTGCTGTACCTGGAGCAGGTGTGCAGGATGCTGGAGAACATCGCAAAGCTACAGCAGCAAAACCACAGCCTGCAGAAGGAGGTGGAGATCCTGAAGAGTCAGCATGCTGAAATAGAG TGTGTACGCTTGCACAAGGAGGAAATAAGCTATCCTGACAGTCAAAGTTTACAGATTCTGGGTCATGAAGATCCAACCAGTGGATCGTCACGCCTAAAGGAACCCATGGGGTTTCGGCACAGATCAGTATCTGACACTCAGGCAGCCGTCGGCCGTCACA GGAGAGCAAGGTTTGCTCGAGACGATCTTATTGCAGATGTCTTAGTTGAGGAGCCTGATGGTAAAGATCCT CAACcagaaaatgaacacaaaaagctAAGTAAGATCCAAAAGCTGAAATTTACATCATTTCGAAGGCAGGGAACACAACAGTCTGACAAAGAAAGTACAAG CGTTCAGCctaagaagaaaacaaaactgccAAACATTTTCAGGAGCAGAAGGATGACCACACGTCACTGA
- the LOC125256666 gene encoding protein FAM166B-like isoform X1, translating to MEQFPPKFSKVLVTPDPQYIPGYAGYCPQLKYHVGQTYGQLTAKLLSSPEVSHSQRLVLHTGRLPSIEKDTEPHDEIWQSWHGSSRNLETMIPGYTGFVPLRQNYFCKTYAETCRDALSEFKQEQKKRLRIASADLSFAVSNSFPDFKPRRPNSPLIAISKDPAPYKAPDPWKPQGSPYLMEDSSPHKYFISGFTGYVPKARFLFGTGYPIITNKALIQFGKEMKSGQTSLNLQEELSTSLPLIPTIYPSKTGLLPSYTGHIPGYRFQYGHTFGQLTHNALSHTGTQRKNTGGNRLS from the exons ATGGAGCAGTTTCCTCCAAAATTTAGTAAAGTGCTGGTGACACCTGACCCGCAATACATCCCAGG GTATGCAGGCTACTGTCCTCAGCTGAAGTATCATGTGGGCCAGACTTATGGTCAGTTAACAGCAAAGCTCCTGTCTTCCCCGGAGGTATCTCACTCACAGAGACTTGTGCTCCATACTGGACGCCTCCCATCCATAGAGAAGGACACAGAGCCCCACGATGAGATCTGGCAGAGCTGGCATGGAAGCAGCAGGAACCTGGAGACAATGATACCGGGATACACAG GTTTTGTTCCATTGCGCCAAAATTACTTCTGCAAAACATATGCAGAAACCTGTCGAGATGCACTATCGGAGTTCAAACAGGAACAAAAGAAGAGACTTCGTATAGCTTCTGCTGACCTGTCTTTTGCTGTCAGCAACAGCTTTCCAGACTTCAAA CCCAGAAGACCGAACAGCCCTCTGATAGCAATATCTAAAGATCCTGCCCCCTACAAGGCCCCAGACCCCTGGAAGCCACAAGGCTCCCCGTACCTCATGGAGGATAGCAGCCCACATAAGTATTTCATCTCAG GTTTTACTGGCTATGTCCCCAAAGCCCGGTTCCTCTTTGGTACTGGATATCCCATCATCACCAACAAGGCACTGATCCAGTTTGGCAAGGAAATGAAGTCAGGTCAGACCTCCCTCAACCTGCAAGAGGAATTGTCCACCAGCTTGCCTCTGATACCCACAATATACCCCTCCAAAACAGGTCTCCTGCCCTCCTACACAGGCCACATACCAG GGTACAGATTTCAATATGGCCATACATTTGGGCAGCTCACCCATAATGCTCTGAGTCACACTGGTACACAGAGGAAGAACACAGGGGGAAACAGACTGAGCTGA